The following are from one region of the Marinomonas sp. CT5 genome:
- a CDS encoding GNAT family protein, producing the protein MQDIFTPRLQLRRFTVSDAADLFDYLSNPRVNCFIDGKVSTMEQAIVEAEKRSQDDSCLAVCLQETGEVIGDLFLHEDDMHGDPSKSGESQASSKLEEKTWSADTYSVGWNFNAKYEGKGYASESAMALLDYLFMQKGVRRIYAYVEDDNVRSQALCKKLGMRQEGCFMEFVTFVNHPDGTPKYENTFQYAILKKEWLQRNH; encoded by the coding sequence ATGCAAGATATTTTTACCCCTCGTTTACAGCTAAGACGTTTCACCGTGTCGGATGCGGCTGATTTATTTGACTACTTATCTAACCCCAGAGTGAATTGTTTTATCGATGGCAAAGTGTCAACGATGGAGCAGGCCATCGTTGAGGCTGAAAAGCGCAGTCAGGACGATTCATGTCTCGCGGTTTGTTTGCAAGAAACGGGTGAAGTGATTGGCGACCTATTTCTGCATGAAGATGATATGCATGGCGACCCTTCTAAAAGTGGTGAATCTCAAGCCTCATCGAAATTAGAGGAGAAAACCTGGTCTGCCGATACCTATTCGGTCGGTTGGAACTTCAATGCCAAGTATGAAGGCAAAGGTTACGCCAGCGAAAGTGCAATGGCATTGCTCGATTACTTATTTATGCAGAAAGGTGTTCGACGCATTTATGCCTATGTGGAGGATGATAATGTTCGTTCTCAAGCTTTATGTAAGAAGCTCGGGATGCGTCAAGAAGGGTGCTTTATGGAGTTTGTGACCTTTGTTAATCATCCTGATGGCACGCCCAAATATGAGAATACCTTCCAATATGCCATTCTTAAAAAAGAGTGGCTACAACGAAACCACTAG
- a CDS encoding low specificity L-threonine aldolase, which yields MKVAFTSDNIAGASEFVFQAMMEASQGDAMPYGNDDGTAQVTRMLSELFECDVDVFLVSTGTAANVLSISALTPPWGSVLCHTESHLLNDECTAPEFYTNGARFVGVGGSDAKMDPAQLTKLVSQKIGDVHSCQPSVISLSQVTEVGSVYSLEEIQAITDVAKEAGLPVHMDGARFANALLALGCTPAEMTWKAGVDIVSFGATKNGVMAAEAIVVFKQTLEAKGISSETVAKELGYRRKRGGHLHSKMRLLSSQMIAYLTNELWRKNATHANEMMALLQDGLKTIPGVKINTPAQANMLFCTLPTDMIEHLQAEGFGFYGGRWEEGVIRLVTSFRTPKEGVEAFIASAKAFAAQEKA from the coding sequence ATGAAGGTTGCGTTTACCAGTGACAATATTGCCGGTGCTTCAGAGTTTGTTTTCCAAGCTATGATGGAAGCGTCACAAGGCGATGCCATGCCCTACGGTAATGATGATGGCACGGCGCAAGTTACCCGTATGTTGTCGGAGCTTTTTGAATGCGACGTGGATGTCTTTTTGGTTTCTACGGGAACCGCCGCGAATGTTTTAAGTATTAGTGCGTTAACGCCACCATGGGGCAGCGTACTGTGTCACACAGAAAGTCACTTATTAAACGATGAATGTACGGCTCCAGAGTTTTATACCAATGGGGCGCGCTTTGTTGGGGTTGGAGGTTCTGATGCGAAGATGGATCCTGCTCAGCTTACGAAATTAGTCAGTCAAAAAATTGGTGATGTGCATTCTTGTCAGCCATCGGTGATCAGTTTGTCACAAGTGACCGAAGTGGGCAGCGTGTACTCGTTAGAAGAGATTCAAGCCATTACCGATGTGGCGAAAGAGGCGGGGTTGCCTGTTCACATGGATGGTGCACGTTTTGCTAATGCTTTGCTGGCTTTAGGTTGTACGCCAGCGGAAATGACTTGGAAGGCAGGTGTGGACATTGTGTCCTTTGGGGCTACGAAAAATGGCGTCATGGCCGCAGAAGCCATTGTCGTGTTCAAACAGACTTTGGAAGCGAAAGGCATTTCGAGTGAAACAGTGGCAAAAGAGCTGGGTTATCGCCGCAAACGTGGTGGGCATTTGCATTCGAAAATGCGTTTGCTTTCTTCACAAATGATCGCCTATTTAACCAATGAGTTGTGGCGCAAAAATGCCACACATGCCAATGAAATGATGGCTTTGTTACAAGACGGCCTAAAAACCATTCCTGGGGTGAAAATTAACACGCCAGCGCAAGCCAATATGCTGTTCTGTACCTTGCCTACCGACATGATTGAACACCTTCAAGCTGAAGGTTTTGGTTTTTATGGCGGCCGCTGGGAAGAAGGCGTGATCAGGCTGGTAACCTCTTTTAGAACCCCCAAAGAAGGTGTTGAGGCTTTTATCGCTTCAGCAAAGGCGTTTGCAGCCCAAGAAAAAGCATGA
- a CDS encoding AraC family transcriptional regulator: MTSTESFRYQHILEYPGTVICEATLGEFHFQPHYHLDYHIGLVTHGSQHQTVNHNTLDLLPGQICLMPPGEVHDGSGRDNTKRHLKTVRVPIELMQTIRLDSQDKDSPFELAPAVIDNPSHNQAFIQLIRAFAPSQHASQLQKESLWTSALSNLILASEKKAQIQEMPALTEQQIRTVRDYCEANISSKISLNNLAKLCGLTRFQFIRRFQKQTGLAPHAWLMRLRLEKACAQLAKPNAVITDIAADVGFYDQSHFNRAFKQAFGVAPSSYRS; this comes from the coding sequence ATGACAAGCACCGAGTCCTTCCGCTATCAACATATTCTTGAATATCCAGGTACGGTTATTTGTGAAGCGACGCTAGGTGAATTCCATTTTCAGCCCCATTACCACTTAGACTACCACATTGGTCTCGTTACCCATGGCTCCCAACACCAGACCGTAAACCATAACACCCTAGACCTTTTACCGGGACAAATTTGCTTAATGCCACCAGGTGAAGTACATGATGGATCTGGACGAGACAATACCAAACGCCATTTGAAAACCGTGCGAGTTCCTATTGAACTCATGCAAACGATTCGTCTGGATAGCCAGGATAAGGACTCACCATTCGAACTTGCTCCTGCCGTGATCGACAACCCAAGTCACAATCAAGCCTTTATCCAGCTCATTAGAGCATTTGCCCCGAGTCAGCACGCCAGCCAGCTTCAAAAAGAGAGTTTATGGACCTCAGCTCTTTCAAATCTAATACTGGCATCAGAGAAAAAAGCACAAATCCAAGAGATGCCAGCTCTAACTGAACAACAAATTCGAACCGTTCGAGACTATTGCGAAGCCAATATATCCAGCAAAATTTCACTCAACAATCTTGCTAAACTTTGTGGGTTAACACGGTTTCAATTTATTCGACGCTTTCAAAAGCAAACAGGGCTGGCCCCACATGCTTGGTTAATGCGCTTAAGATTGGAAAAAGCGTGTGCGCAATTAGCCAAACCGAATGCGGTAATCACCGACATCGCTGCCGATGTCGGCTTTTACGATCAAAGCCATTTCAATCGCGCGTTTAAACAAGCTTTTGGCGTTGCACCGTCAAGCTATCGCTCTTAA
- a CDS encoding slipin family protein, producing the protein MEELLGYLLSVQTLVLVLVVLLLKTSIKFVPQNQAYVIERFGKYQSTKEAGLNFIFPFIDRISADRTLKEQAVDVPEQSAITKDNISLHVDGVLYFRVLDPYKATYGVDNYVFAVTQLAQTTMRSELGKMELDKTFEERDLLNTNIVSSINDAAGPWGIQVLRYEIKDIVPPQSVMEAMEAQMKAERVKRAQILESEGDRQAAINRAEGEKASVVLAAEAEKEEQVLRAEGEAKAIVAVASAQAEALRQVGEAAATEEGQKAIQLDLATKAIEAKQAIAKESSVVLLPDGATEASAVVAQAMTIIQKMTKGS; encoded by the coding sequence ATGGAAGAGTTATTGGGCTATCTATTAAGCGTTCAAACTCTGGTACTTGTACTGGTGGTTTTGTTGCTAAAAACTTCGATTAAGTTTGTGCCACAGAATCAAGCCTATGTGATTGAGCGTTTTGGTAAGTATCAATCCACAAAGGAAGCGGGATTGAACTTTATCTTTCCTTTTATTGATCGTATTTCCGCAGATCGTACGTTAAAAGAGCAGGCGGTTGATGTGCCTGAACAAAGTGCCATTACCAAGGATAATATATCCTTGCATGTCGATGGCGTATTGTATTTCCGCGTATTAGACCCTTACAAAGCGACCTATGGCGTTGATAATTATGTTTTTGCTGTGACTCAATTGGCGCAAACAACGATGCGTTCTGAGCTAGGTAAAATGGAACTGGACAAAACATTTGAAGAGCGTGACTTGCTAAATACCAATATTGTGTCTTCTATTAATGATGCAGCAGGCCCGTGGGGAATTCAGGTGTTGCGTTATGAGATAAAAGACATCGTACCTCCGCAATCTGTCATGGAGGCAATGGAAGCCCAAATGAAGGCGGAACGTGTGAAGCGAGCGCAGATCTTGGAATCCGAAGGGGATCGTCAGGCAGCTATCAACCGTGCTGAAGGTGAAAAAGCGTCTGTCGTCCTAGCGGCTGAAGCCGAGAAAGAAGAGCAGGTGCTGCGTGCTGAAGGTGAGGCTAAGGCTATTGTGGCGGTTGCGTCGGCTCAGGCCGAAGCGCTTCGTCAAGTGGGTGAAGCGGCCGCGACTGAGGAAGGGCAAAAAGCGATTCAGCTTGATCTTGCTACGAAAGCCATTGAAGCCAAGCAAGCCATTGCCAAAGAGTCGTCTGTGGTGCTATTGCCCGATGGCGCAACAGAAGCCTCTGCTGTGGTGGCTCAGGCGATGACCATTATTCAGAAAATGACAAAAGGGAGCTAG
- a CDS encoding NfeD family protein, producing the protein MDIIANNLAQSLFIVGLILLVIEVTVLGFSTFVLFFVGLAAMATGALVYFGVLPNSVLSASLSTGVITAVAALILWQPLKRLQSEVSTKKAKSEFTDHQFILKEPVSPTLSPKYHYSGIEWSLISEDFIEAGTKVEVTEAEVGKLHIKAIGSH; encoded by the coding sequence ATGGATATCATTGCCAATAATCTGGCGCAAAGCTTGTTTATTGTTGGTTTGATTCTGCTGGTCATTGAAGTCACCGTGTTAGGCTTTTCGACCTTTGTGCTTTTTTTCGTTGGCTTAGCTGCAATGGCCACAGGCGCTTTAGTGTACTTTGGTGTGTTGCCGAATAGTGTATTGAGTGCTTCTTTAAGCACCGGCGTGATTACAGCGGTTGCCGCTTTAATATTATGGCAGCCGTTGAAGCGTTTGCAGTCGGAAGTAAGCACAAAGAAAGCGAAAAGCGAGTTTACCGATCATCAGTTTATTCTCAAAGAGCCTGTGTCACCGACTTTGTCGCCTAAATATCACTACTCCGGTATCGAATGGTCTTTAATAAGCGAAGATTTTATTGAGGCTGGGACGAAAGTAGAGGTGACAGAAGCCGAAGTGGGTAAGCTGCATATCAAAGCGATAGGTTCTCATTAG
- the arsJ gene encoding organoarsenical effux MFS transporter ArsJ has product MLSKLPTNVRQYLIITGNYWSFTLTDGALRMLVVLYFYQLGYGALDIALLFLFYEFFGVITNLFGGWLGAKWGLNRTMNIGLALQIIALSMLLLPNQYLTVPWVMAAQALSGIAKDLNKMSAKSAIKTLVPKNASGTLYKWVALLTGSKNALKGVGFFLGGLLLSTIGFHHGILVMALTLTLVWLSSLYLLQGDLGKSKNKAKFSEILSKSREINLLSAARLFLFGARDVWFVIAVPVYLSSQFGWDHWRVGSFLALWVIGYGLVQSLAPHVTGKAKQQNPTGAQAKFWAILLTAIPASIAIGLQSVDDTLAVLLIGLILFGVVFAVNSSLHSYLIVHYASEDGVSLDVGFYYMANAMGRLIGTILSGWIYQDFGLIACLWVSCGFLFLTSVISFWLPQKACHKSSP; this is encoded by the coding sequence ATGCTGTCAAAATTACCCACCAATGTTCGTCAGTATCTTATCATCACCGGTAACTACTGGAGTTTCACGTTAACTGACGGCGCTTTGCGCATGCTGGTCGTGCTGTATTTCTACCAGCTCGGTTATGGTGCTTTAGACATAGCTTTGCTCTTCTTGTTTTACGAGTTTTTCGGTGTTATCACCAACCTCTTTGGCGGTTGGCTTGGAGCCAAATGGGGGCTTAATCGCACTATGAATATTGGGCTTGCTCTGCAAATCATCGCTCTTTCTATGCTGCTACTTCCGAACCAATATTTAACAGTACCATGGGTCATGGCCGCGCAAGCCTTGTCCGGCATAGCCAAAGACCTCAACAAAATGAGTGCAAAAAGCGCCATAAAAACCCTCGTGCCTAAAAATGCTAGCGGCACTTTGTACAAATGGGTTGCCCTACTCACTGGATCAAAAAATGCGCTCAAAGGCGTCGGCTTTTTCTTAGGCGGACTGTTATTGAGCACGATAGGTTTTCATCATGGCATTTTAGTGATGGCTCTCACATTAACGCTTGTCTGGCTTAGCAGTCTATACCTACTGCAGGGCGATTTGGGTAAATCTAAAAACAAAGCTAAATTCTCAGAAATACTGTCTAAAAGCCGTGAAATCAACCTACTTTCAGCCGCTCGACTTTTCTTATTTGGTGCTAGGGATGTATGGTTTGTCATTGCTGTACCCGTTTATTTGTCTAGCCAATTTGGTTGGGATCACTGGCGGGTGGGAAGTTTTCTTGCCTTGTGGGTTATCGGCTATGGCCTAGTGCAAAGCCTTGCCCCCCATGTCACAGGCAAAGCAAAACAGCAGAACCCAACTGGCGCACAGGCCAAATTCTGGGCAATACTGCTAACCGCCATTCCCGCCTCTATAGCCATTGGCTTACAGAGCGTCGATGACACTTTAGCGGTTTTGCTCATTGGGCTTATCCTGTTTGGGGTGGTATTTGCGGTTAATTCATCTCTACACAGTTATTTGATCGTGCATTATGCCAGCGAAGATGGCGTGTCTTTGGATGTGGGCTTTTATTATATGGCGAATGCCATGGGTAGACTCATAGGTACGATTTTGTCTGGCTGGATATATCAAGACTTCGGTTTGATTGCTTGCCTCTGGGTATCATGTGGTTTTCTTTTTCTCACCAGTGTTATTTCATTTTGGTTACCACAAAAAGCCTGCCACAAATCTTCGCCTTGA
- a CDS encoding ArsJ-associated glyceraldehyde-3-phosphate dehydrogenase — protein sequence MTIKVGINGFGRMGRLSFRAAFDWEDVEFVKINDLKGDAATLAHLLNFDSIHGRWHNEARVEGNNIIVNGKSIACTQHSAIAETDWSQCDVVIEATGVMKSKAALQAYLDQGVKRIVVTAPVKEDGVINIVMGVNDKDYIPSLHSIVTAASCTTNSLAPVVKVLQENIGIKHGSMTTIHDITNTQTIIDAPHKDLRRARACGSSLIPTTTGSATAITHIFPELMGKLNGHAVRVPLTNASLTDCVFEMKRPTSKEEINQLLQTASEGELKGILGYEIRPLVSIDYRTDPRSCIIDAPSTLVINDTQVKLYVWYDNEWGYANRTAELMYKVGQLDK from the coding sequence ATGACTATTAAAGTAGGAATAAACGGCTTTGGTCGTATGGGACGACTTTCTTTCCGAGCAGCTTTTGACTGGGAAGATGTTGAATTTGTAAAAATAAACGATCTAAAAGGCGACGCAGCTACGCTAGCCCACTTACTTAACTTCGACTCAATTCATGGACGCTGGCACAATGAGGCAAGAGTTGAAGGCAACAATATTATAGTAAATGGCAAAAGCATCGCTTGTACTCAACACAGCGCAATAGCAGAAACAGACTGGTCACAATGCGATGTCGTCATTGAAGCCACTGGCGTAATGAAGTCCAAAGCGGCTTTACAAGCCTATTTAGACCAAGGTGTTAAACGCATTGTCGTCACAGCACCAGTCAAAGAAGACGGTGTCATAAACATTGTTATGGGTGTAAATGACAAGGACTACATTCCCAGCCTACACTCAATCGTCACTGCCGCCTCATGCACCACTAACTCACTTGCACCAGTCGTCAAAGTGCTACAAGAAAACATTGGCATTAAGCATGGTTCTATGACCACCATTCATGACATCACCAATACGCAAACTATCATAGACGCCCCACACAAAGACTTACGTCGCGCTCGCGCTTGTGGCAGTAGTTTGATTCCCACCACCACAGGTTCAGCAACCGCCATTACACATATATTTCCAGAACTGATGGGTAAACTAAATGGCCATGCGGTCCGAGTACCTTTGACCAATGCTTCTTTAACTGACTGCGTATTCGAAATGAAACGCCCAACATCAAAAGAAGAGATCAATCAATTACTACAAACTGCCAGTGAAGGAGAACTAAAGGGGATTCTGGGCTATGAAATACGCCCGCTGGTATCCATTGATTACCGTACAGATCCTCGTTCTTGCATCATTGACGCCCCTAGCACTTTGGTCATTAACGACACCCAAGTCAAACTCTACGTGTGGTATGACAACGAATGGGGCTATGCTAACCGCACAGCAGAGCTGATGTACAAAGTTGGCCAACTCGATAAATAG